A single Candidatus Cloacimonadota bacterium DNA region contains:
- a CDS encoding glycosyltransferase: protein MITQYLYWLLLALVASGAVTYIVFVIRFYFGWKNLSQKKSHKKLRVSVVVVGRNEAKNLPRLLTCLLSQDYPNELYEIVFGDDDSEDETEAILQQYINQGHNIRYIKSVGRDGVVSPKKMVLNKVILAAEGDIILTTDADCMVPFSWISSMVSCFTDDVSMVAGYSRTLIPVWSKAGILQKYEHLDFALTYMVLGGGYTLGKSWACIGQNLAYRKSAWEDVGGFKKIWHLMSGDDVNLMQLMRRKGHKIIFNFSPASFVHTHPVSSWKQFINQRSRWASNMKYQLKFNPEFFFILFSMACLYWGSIILFFINLKLGLLVLMYRILIEQIMISYSRKHFGISARMLSFYPIWLIIQTFMLVFTMLLGQFNIFVWHGKRPPRRRLNASNNI, encoded by the coding sequence GTGATCACACAGTATCTCTATTGGCTGTTACTGGCGCTTGTTGCTTCAGGTGCGGTTACTTACATAGTATTTGTAATTCGTTTCTACTTTGGCTGGAAAAACCTGTCCCAGAAGAAGAGCCACAAAAAGCTGAGAGTCTCCGTGGTAGTTGTGGGGCGTAATGAAGCCAAAAACCTTCCTCGCCTGCTTACTTGCCTGTTATCTCAGGATTACCCCAATGAGCTCTACGAGATTGTGTTTGGTGATGATGATTCCGAAGATGAAACGGAAGCCATTTTACAGCAATATATAAACCAAGGTCACAATATTCGCTACATCAAGTCTGTAGGGCGGGACGGCGTAGTATCACCCAAAAAAATGGTTCTGAACAAGGTAATTCTGGCTGCAGAAGGAGATATCATCCTTACTACAGATGCCGATTGCATGGTACCCTTTTCCTGGATCTCCAGCATGGTATCTTGTTTCACAGATGATGTGAGTATGGTGGCCGGATATTCACGCACATTGATCCCTGTTTGGAGCAAAGCAGGAATCCTGCAGAAATACGAACATCTGGATTTTGCGCTTACCTATATGGTGCTTGGTGGAGGATACACGCTGGGTAAAAGCTGGGCATGCATTGGGCAAAACCTGGCCTATAGAAAAAGCGCTTGGGAAGATGTGGGTGGATTCAAAAAGATCTGGCACCTGATGAGCGGGGATGACGTAAATCTGATGCAGCTCATGCGCCGTAAGGGACATAAGATTATATTCAACTTTTCGCCAGCATCTTTTGTACACACACATCCAGTATCCAGTTGGAAACAGTTCATCAATCAACGCAGCCGTTGGGCTTCGAACATGAAGTATCAGCTCAAGTTCAATCCGGAGTTTTTCTTCATTCTGTTTTCGATGGCATGCTTGTATTGGGGCAGCATCATACTCTTTTTTATCAACCTGAAGCTTGGTTTGCTAGTGCTCATGTATCGGATATTGATCGAACAGATCATGATATCGTATTCCCGCAAACACTTTGGCATAAGTGCGCGCATGCTGAGTTTCTACCCAATATGGCTGATTATTCAGACATTTATGCTGGTTTTCACCATGCTGTTGGGGCAGTTCAATATCTTTGTATGGCATGGGAAACGGCCCCCAAGAAGGAGATTAAATGCAAGTAATAATATTTGA